A genomic window from Syntrophobacterales bacterium includes:
- a CDS encoding BrnT family toxin, with protein sequence MMKFEWDKDKEKKNIRKHAISFEEAVTVFYDPLSATFADPDHSIEEDRFITVGYSYQGRLFVVSSTERRDAIRIISARPATMLERKRHEN encoded by the coding sequence ATCATGAAATTTGAGTGGGACAAGGATAAAGAGAAAAAGAATATAAGAAAACACGCAATTTCTTTTGAAGAAGCTGTTACCGTGTTCTATGATCCCTTATCAGCAACGTTCGCTGATCCAGACCACTCCATCGAAGAAGACAGATTCATTACCGTTGGTTATTCATATCAAGGACGTCTTTTCGTTGTATCGTCCACGGAAAGACGAGATGCGATACGAATTATCAGTGCACGTCCTGCAACCATGTTGGAGAGGAAAAGACATGAAAACTAA